In Oryza sativa Japonica Group chromosome 2, ASM3414082v1, the following are encoded in one genomic region:
- the LOC4330349 gene encoding protein REVEILLE 1 isoform X1, which produces MEMACLPGNAMATDENGADDRAGGESTVDHLRSHMNYGDMDLSGEEHVPKARKPYTITKQREKWTDEEHRLFLEALQLHGRAWRRIQGMSHRTDRIFMAIDRNCPYSPVCRNVCVRLCVDAEHIGTKTAVQIRSHAQKFFSKVVRESSGSNTGSGGASAAAAAAAIQIPPPRPKRKPAHPYPRKVDGAAKKHVPALRQLEKPPLWMQSLSEQEEGSPTSVLTAAQIGTEALGGGFSNNSSGSGSLAPSAAGTDEHVDGGGSPASSVDREDGCLSPSIPTAELAMQAPNTKMSIATTDAKEASSEASVFRLFGKSVVVKDSDQLHLLNGSNIATSGSVERATRNILVPSFAAAPEGSSSNPWPSSMQQFLYFLPRSDGFAAQPVMPWLSYNGSLPCALFYPAAAAAANQQCHRDSEGVEFRVSQREGSLTGSNTASSVVLGSSAAVPAAAAAAQNSDVAESRGQGNSREAAASPRLTKCESSASVTLLQRGFMPYKRCAAESELLRSEAAGGEEAVADGELTRLCL; this is translated from the exons ATGGAGATGGCCTGTTTGCCG GGAAACGCCATGGCAACCGACGAAAACGGTGCCGACGatcgcgccggcggcgagagcaccgTGGATCATCTCAGGAGCCATATGAACTACGGCGACATGGATTTGTCAGGGGAAGAGCACGTGCCAAAG GCGCGAAAGCCGTACACGATCACGAAGCAGCGCGAGAAGTGGACGGACGAGGAGCACAGGCTGTTCTTGGAAGCCCTGCAGCTGCACGGCCGCGCATGGCGCCGTATACAAGGTATGTCTCATCGAACAGATCGAATTTTCATGGCGATCGATCGCAATTGTCCGTATTCGCCTGTGTGCCGTAACGTTTGTGTTCGTCTGTGTGTGGATGCAGAGCACATAGGTACCAAGACTGCCGTGCAAATCCGTAGCCACGCGCAGAAGTTCTTCTCTAAG GTCGTCAGAGAATCTTCGGGGAGTAACACCGGCTCGGGCGGcgcgtccgccgcggcggcggcggcggccatccaGATCCCTCCGCCGCGGCCGAAGAGGAAGCCGGCGCACCCGTACCCGCGCAAGGTGGACGGCGCGGCCAAGAAGCACGTCCCGGCGCTCAGGCAGCTGGAGAAGCCGCCGTTGTGGATGCAGTCCCTGTCCGAGCAGGAGGAGGGCTCGCCGACGTCGGTGCTGACGGCGGCGCAGATAGGCACCGAGGCCCTGGGCGGTGGGTTCTCGAATAACTCGAGCGGCAGCGGGTCGCTGGCTCCGTCAGCCGCCGGTACGGATGAGCATGTCGACGGTggcggctcgccggcgtcgtcggtgGACAGAGAGGACGGGTGCCTCTCACCGAGCATCCCGACTGCTGAGTTGGCTATGCAGGCGCCAAATACTAAG ATGTCAATTGCAACCACGGATGCCAAAGAAGCATCCTCAGAAGCATCAGTCTTCAGGCTATTCGGAAAGAGCGTAGTGGTTAAGGATTCAGACCAGCTGCACCTGCTTAATGGCAGTAACATTGCAACGAGTGGTTCAGTTGAGAGAGCAACCAGAAACATACTAGTACCTTCTTTTGCTGCTGCCCCAGAAGGGAGCTCGTCGAATCCATGGCCGAGCAGCATGCAACAGTTTCTCTACTTCCTTCCTCGATCGGATGGTTTCGCCGCGCAACCTGTCATGCCATGGTTGAGCTACAACGGGAGCCTTCCATGCGCGCTGTTctacccggcggcggcggcggctgcgaacCAGCAGTGCCACCGTGATTCAGAGGGCGTAGAGTTCAGAGTCTCGCAGAGGGAAGGATCGCTGACGGGCTCGAACACGGCCTCCAGCGTCGTGCTTGGATCGTCGGCGGCggtaccggcggcggcggcggcggctcagaaTTCGGACGTCGCGGAGTCCCGTGGCCAAGGGAACagcagggaggcggcggcctcgccacGGCTGACCAAGTGCGAGAGCTCGGCGTCCGTCACCCTGCTGCAGAGGGGCTTCATGCCGTACAAGAGGTGCGCGGCGGAGAGCGAGCTGCTGCGATCGGAGGccgccggaggagaggaggccgtCGCCGACGGTGAGCTGACAAGGCTGTGCTTGTGA
- the LOC4330349 gene encoding protein REVEILLE 1 isoform X2, with product MEMACLPGNAMATDENGADDRAGGESTVDHLRSHMNYGDMDLSGEEHVPKARKPYTITKQREKWTDEEHRLFLEALQLHGRAWRRIQEHIGTKTAVQIRSHAQKFFSKVVRESSGSNTGSGGASAAAAAAAIQIPPPRPKRKPAHPYPRKVDGAAKKHVPALRQLEKPPLWMQSLSEQEEGSPTSVLTAAQIGTEALGGGFSNNSSGSGSLAPSAAGTDEHVDGGGSPASSVDREDGCLSPSIPTAELAMQAPNTKMSIATTDAKEASSEASVFRLFGKSVVVKDSDQLHLLNGSNIATSGSVERATRNILVPSFAAAPEGSSSNPWPSSMQQFLYFLPRSDGFAAQPVMPWLSYNGSLPCALFYPAAAAAANQQCHRDSEGVEFRVSQREGSLTGSNTASSVVLGSSAAVPAAAAAAQNSDVAESRGQGNSREAAASPRLTKCESSASVTLLQRGFMPYKRCAAESELLRSEAAGGEEAVADGELTRLCL from the exons ATGGAGATGGCCTGTTTGCCG GGAAACGCCATGGCAACCGACGAAAACGGTGCCGACGatcgcgccggcggcgagagcaccgTGGATCATCTCAGGAGCCATATGAACTACGGCGACATGGATTTGTCAGGGGAAGAGCACGTGCCAAAG GCGCGAAAGCCGTACACGATCACGAAGCAGCGCGAGAAGTGGACGGACGAGGAGCACAGGCTGTTCTTGGAAGCCCTGCAGCTGCACGGCCGCGCATGGCGCCGTATACAAG AGCACATAGGTACCAAGACTGCCGTGCAAATCCGTAGCCACGCGCAGAAGTTCTTCTCTAAG GTCGTCAGAGAATCTTCGGGGAGTAACACCGGCTCGGGCGGcgcgtccgccgcggcggcggcggcggccatccaGATCCCTCCGCCGCGGCCGAAGAGGAAGCCGGCGCACCCGTACCCGCGCAAGGTGGACGGCGCGGCCAAGAAGCACGTCCCGGCGCTCAGGCAGCTGGAGAAGCCGCCGTTGTGGATGCAGTCCCTGTCCGAGCAGGAGGAGGGCTCGCCGACGTCGGTGCTGACGGCGGCGCAGATAGGCACCGAGGCCCTGGGCGGTGGGTTCTCGAATAACTCGAGCGGCAGCGGGTCGCTGGCTCCGTCAGCCGCCGGTACGGATGAGCATGTCGACGGTggcggctcgccggcgtcgtcggtgGACAGAGAGGACGGGTGCCTCTCACCGAGCATCCCGACTGCTGAGTTGGCTATGCAGGCGCCAAATACTAAG ATGTCAATTGCAACCACGGATGCCAAAGAAGCATCCTCAGAAGCATCAGTCTTCAGGCTATTCGGAAAGAGCGTAGTGGTTAAGGATTCAGACCAGCTGCACCTGCTTAATGGCAGTAACATTGCAACGAGTGGTTCAGTTGAGAGAGCAACCAGAAACATACTAGTACCTTCTTTTGCTGCTGCCCCAGAAGGGAGCTCGTCGAATCCATGGCCGAGCAGCATGCAACAGTTTCTCTACTTCCTTCCTCGATCGGATGGTTTCGCCGCGCAACCTGTCATGCCATGGTTGAGCTACAACGGGAGCCTTCCATGCGCGCTGTTctacccggcggcggcggcggctgcgaacCAGCAGTGCCACCGTGATTCAGAGGGCGTAGAGTTCAGAGTCTCGCAGAGGGAAGGATCGCTGACGGGCTCGAACACGGCCTCCAGCGTCGTGCTTGGATCGTCGGCGGCggtaccggcggcggcggcggcggctcagaaTTCGGACGTCGCGGAGTCCCGTGGCCAAGGGAACagcagggaggcggcggcctcgccacGGCTGACCAAGTGCGAGAGCTCGGCGTCCGTCACCCTGCTGCAGAGGGGCTTCATGCCGTACAAGAGGTGCGCGGCGGAGAGCGAGCTGCTGCGATCGGAGGccgccggaggagaggaggccgtCGCCGACGGTGAGCTGACAAGGCTGTGCTTGTGA